The segment AGCGGCAGCGCGCCTGACGGCTAGGCGCTCGTCGCGACGAACGCCTCCCCGTCGCCCGTCACGGCCAGGCGCCACTCGTCGGGCGTGACGTAGACCGACTCGCCGCGGGTGAGGCGGATGTTGCCGTCCTGGCCCTTGAGGTGGAGCTCGCCCTCGGTGACGAGGACGATCGACGGACCGCCGAGCGACACCACGGCGCCGGTCTCGCCCGGGACCACGTGGAGCAGGGCGAACCCGACGCCCTCGGGATCGAAGCGGGAGACCCCGGGGCCGGCCTCGGTCGGGCGCAGGTAGGGCAGGGGCAGCGGGTCGAAGTCGAGCACGCGGAGGAGTTCGGGGACGTCGACGTGCTTCGGCGTCAGACCACCGCGGAGGACGTTGTCGCTCGGCGCCATCAGCTCGATACCGAGGCCGCCGAGGTAGGCGTGGATGTTCCCGGCGGGGAGGAACAGGGCCTCGCCCCGCTCGAGGCTGACGCGGTTGAGCAGGAGGGCGATCACGACGCCCGGATCACCCGGGTAGAGCTCCGCCAGCTCGGCCACCGTCGCGACGGACGGCGAGGCACCGGTCGAGACGCGCTCCGTGGCGGCTCGGCTCACCGCGGCGATGGCGGACTCGGCGCCGTCGCCGCCGTCGAAGAGCCACGCCACGGTCGCCTCGAGGGAGTCCCGGAGGTGCTCGCGCAACGCCTCGAGGCGGCCGGAGCCGGCGTCCAGGGTGTCGACGTCGGCGAGCGCCTCGTCGAGCGGCCGGAACCCGCAGAGGGCGTCGAAGGTCTCGCTCAGCGCGTAGATGATCTCGGGCTTCGGGAACGGATCCTTGTAGTTGCGGTTGCTCGCCTGGAGCGGCACGCCGGCCCGGTTCTCCCGCTCGAAGCCCTCGCGCGCCTGCTCGGGGGTCGGGTGCGCCTGGATCGAGAGCGGGGAGTCGGCCGCCAGCACCTTCATCAGGAACGGCAGGTGGCGTCGGCCCTGCCCGAGGGCACGGTCGGGTTCGGAGG is part of the Frondihabitans sp. 762G35 genome and harbors:
- the manA gene encoding mannose-6-phosphate isomerase, class I, whose product is MFLAITNIPRDYAWGSPSAIAELLGRQPSGRPESELWLGAHPGSPSVVVNPAVVDGADTLADWIASEPDRALGQGRRHLPFLMKVLAADSPLSIQAHPTPEQAREGFERENRAGVPLQASNRNYKDPFPKPEIIYALSETFDALCGFRPLDEALADVDTLDAGSGRLEALREHLRDSLEATVAWLFDGGDGAESAIAAVSRAATERVSTGASPSVATVAELAELYPGDPGVVIALLLNRVSLERGEALFLPAGNIHAYLGGLGIELMAPSDNVLRGGLTPKHVDVPELLRVLDFDPLPLPYLRPTEAGPGVSRFDPEGVGFALLHVVPGETGAVVSLGGPSIVLVTEGELHLKGQDGNIRLTRGESVYVTPDEWRLAVTGDGEAFVATSA